The following proteins come from a genomic window of Diadema setosum chromosome 20, eeDiaSeto1, whole genome shotgun sequence:
- the LOC140244047 gene encoding uncharacterized protein has translation MINDYETSSTGVSNGIEATSSIGTFTGKKITPSTRVFTSNKVTKKDAVVTGNKAIPSSADSKRKKAIPKKEVSTGNRATTKATVVIGNKATPSTGIRTDKVIPLSELITSNMEISSITTTSGKDKTQPSLVPTGVCIVIGILIVSVVFLTGIVVYVVGRHRNLEETFKIRRGKHQVKSLRGAGEGESHPEGQVYETIPDRLPGTAPAEDVTKPQDDSVHEYDYDFFDMDDVVVVNELYEFRGETNQRPDQNKRCASNIQHFAMKETEV, from the coding sequence ATGATCAACGATTACGAAACTTCTTCAACTGGAGTCTCGAATGGCATTGAGGCAACTTCATCAATTGGAACCTTCACTGGCAAAAAGATAACTCCGTCAACCAGAGTCTTCACTAGCaataaagtaacaaaaaaaGATGCAGTCGTCACTGGCAATAAGGCAATCCCATCATCTGCAGACTCCAAACGCAAAAAGGCAATACCAAAAAAGGAAGTCTCTACTGGCAATAGGGCAACAACAAAAGCCACAGTCGTCATTGGCAATAAGGCAACACCATCAACCGGAATCAGAACAGACAAAGTAATCCCTCTCTCCGAATTAATCACCAGCAACATGGAAATTTCATCAATTACAACCACAAGCGGGAAAGATAAAACTCAACCAAGTTTGGTCCCCACTGGCGTCTGCATTGTCATAGGAATCCTCATCGTTAGCGTGGTTTTTCTCACAGGGATCGTTGTTTATGTAGTCGGCAGGCATAGGAACTTGGaagaaacattcaaaatcaGAAGAGGGAAGCATCAGGTGAAGTCGTTACGTGGCGCAGGGGAGGGTGAATCTCACCCAGAGGGTCAGGTCTACGAAACGATTCCAGATCGACTTCCAGGAACCGCACCAGCGGAGGACGTCACAAAGCCACAAGACGACTCCGTGCACGAGTATGACTACGATTTCTTCGATATGGACGACGTGGTGGTCGTCAACGAACTGTACGAATTTAGAGGGGAGACAAACCAACGACCTGATCAGAACAAAAGATGTGCATCTAATATCCAGCATTTTGCTATGAAAGAAACCGAGGTATAG